CGCACGCGCCCTGCGGCTCGTCGCGGAGTCCCGGGACCGGCTCCTCGCCGCGAAGGAGGAGAAGAGGGCGAAGGCGACGGCATGACGAACCACCTGGTACGCCGCGCCGCCGACCTGCCCGATCCGCCGTACGACGGCCACGGCCACCGGCGCCGGACGCTGGTCGGCGAGGACGACGGCAGTGTGCACACCGGCTTCGGCCTGTGCGAACTACGGCCCGACGGCCGGATCCCCGCCCATGTCCACTCGTACGAGGAGACCTTCCACATCCTCGCCGGAGCCGTGATCCTCGACGTCCCCGAAGGCTCGTACCGGCTGGAGGAGGGTGACTACGGCCTGCTGCCGATCGGGGTACCGCACGCGTGGCGCGGCGCGGGGGACACCGGCGGCCGCTGGGCGGACATGCTGGCCCCCGTCCCGCGGGCCCGCTACGGCCACGACACCCAGGCGGTGCCCGGCCCGCCCGCGCGCGACCCGGTCCGCGTCGACGTCCGTGACCCGCGCACCCGCTCCTTCGGGCACTTCGAACCCGACCAGATGGACCCCGGCAAGCAGTCCCAGGACCTGCTGGCCGTCACGGCGAGCATGCGCACCGCGCTGCTGGTCTACAGCGGCATCACCGTGAAGATGATGGTCGACAGCGACCTGGGCGCGGTCGGCTCGACGATGTTCATGGTGCAGTACGCCTCCGACGGGGTCATCGGCACCCACGACCACCCCTTCGAGGAGACGTACCTCATTCTCCAGGGCGTCGCGGAGGCCACCCTCGACGGCGAGCGGTACCGGCTGGAACCCGGGGACCTCGCGTGGGCGGGCGCCGGGTGTGTGCATGGGTTCGCCAACGCCGGGCAGGGGCCCCTGCGGTGGCTGGAGACGCAGGCGCCGCAGCCGCCGGCACGACACTCGTACCGGTTCACGCGGGACTGGGACTACCTGCGCGCCGCACTGGAGGAGGGCTCATGAGCAGAGTGCTGGTCGTCGGCGGAACGTCCGGCATCGGTCTGGAGTTCGCCCGGGCGCGCGCCGGGCGTGGGGACGACGTGGTCCTCACCAGCCGCGAAGCCCAGCGGGCCGACGCGGTCGCGAAGGAGATCGGCGCCCGGGGGCTCGCCCTGGACCTGGCACGGCCGCTGGAGATCGCGGCGGCCCTCGCCGACGTGGGGCGCGTGGACCACCTGGTCATCGCGGGCGTCTCCCGGGACGACAACAAGGTCACCGAGTACGACATCGACGCCGCGCTGCGCCTGGTCACCCTCAAGCTCGTCGGCTACACCGAGGTCGTGCACGCGCTGCGGACCCGGCTGCACGACGGCAGCGCCATCGTGCTCTTCGGCGGCCAGGCCAAGGAGCGCCCCTACCCGGGGGCGACGAC
This genomic stretch from Streptomyces sp. Go-475 harbors:
- a CDS encoding cupin domain-containing protein, with translation MTNHLVRRAADLPDPPYDGHGHRRRTLVGEDDGSVHTGFGLCELRPDGRIPAHVHSYEETFHILAGAVILDVPEGSYRLEEGDYGLLPIGVPHAWRGAGDTGGRWADMLAPVPRARYGHDTQAVPGPPARDPVRVDVRDPRTRSFGHFEPDQMDPGKQSQDLLAVTASMRTALLVYSGITVKMMVDSDLGAVGSTMFMVQYASDGVIGTHDHPFEETYLILQGVAEATLDGERYRLEPGDLAWAGAGCVHGFANAGQGPLRWLETQAPQPPARHSYRFTRDWDYLRAALEEGS
- a CDS encoding SDR family oxidoreductase, with the protein product MSRVLVVGGTSGIGLEFARARAGRGDDVVLTSREAQRADAVAKEIGARGLALDLARPLEIAAALADVGRVDHLVIAGVSRDDNKVTEYDIDAALRLVTLKLVGYTEVVHALRTRLHDGSAIVLFGGQAKERPYPGATTVATVNAGVRGLMNSLAVELAPVRVNVVHPGVVGDSPYWQAKPEKVLAALRTETPTGRLATMADVVDAVDFLLRNQSVNAVELTVDGGWLLG